The genomic DNA AATATTCTCGGCGGTACTATAGATGAGCTTGCAGATGACAAGGTAGGCCATCTTTTGGTAGAGATTCTCGGGAGTGACACAGATAGAAACAGTGCGATAAACTGGCTGAAAGAAAATAAGATAGAAGTGGAGGAAGTATAATGCAATTTGACTGGGCTGAATTTTTTAATTTTGGAAATATGCTTATTCCCCTCTGGGAAACCGTATATATGGTTTTAATATCTATGTTTTTTGCACTGCTTATAGGAATGCCTCTGGGAGTCCTTCTTGTAACAAGCTCTGAAAATCATATTGCACCTAACAGAAGTCTGAATAAAATTTTGGATATTATCCTTATTAATATTACAAGATCAATTCCTTTTATTATATTAATGGTAGTATTGATTCCTATAGCAAGAGGCATTATAGGAAAATCATTCGGGAATGAAGCGTTTATTGTTTATCTGGCACTTGGCTCGGCTCCGTTTGTTGCACGTGTAATAGAGGGCGCTTTGAATGAGGTAGACAAGGGGCTGATAGAAGCTTCAAAATCACTGGGAGCTACTAATTTTCACATAATAACAAAGGTGATGCTTCCGGAAGCACTTCCGTCTTTGATACACGGAATGGTACTTGCTCTTATAACACTCATAGGATATTCTGCAATGGCAGGTATAGTAGGCGGAGGAGGACTTGGAAACCAGGCGGTAGTAGCCGGTTTTCAGAACAGCAATCCTGCTATAATATGGAAAGCAACACTGATCATTATATTATTGGTACAGGTAATACAATTTTTTGGCAACCTTATAGTAAAAAAAATATATAAAAAACGAGGGAAATAGGAGGTAACAAAATGAAAAAATTTTTAATAGGAATTCTGACATTGGGTGTAATATTTTCTTGCGGAAAAAAAGAAGAAACACCTGCAGCTGATACAGGAAATCCAGAAGCACAAAAAGAACAGAAACTGGTAATTGGGGCAACACCAACACCGCATGCAGAAATTCTAGAACAGGTAAAAGAAGAACTGAAAAAAGAAGGAGTAGATCTTGAAATAAAAATATTTGATGACTATGTACTTCCAAACAGACTTCTTGGAGAAAAAACGCTGGATGCGAACTATTTTCAGCATGTTCCTTATATGGAAGAATTTGCACAGAAAAATAATATGGAGCTTGTTGCAGTAGCAAAAATACATGTGGAACCGCTTGCTGTATATTCTAAAAGTGTTAAGGATTTATCTGAACTGCCTGAAGGTGCAGATGTATTAATTCCAAACGATCCTACTAACAGAGGAAGAGCATTGATATTACTGGATAAAAGCGGAATAATTAAATTAAAGGATAACCAAAAACTTGACTCTACAATTGAGGATATAGCTGAAAATCCTAAAAAACTGAAAGTTACAGCATTAAATGCCGATCAGATTCCAACAAGACTTGGTGAAGTTGGGGCAGCAGTAATTAATGGTAATTTTGCAATGAAAAATAATCTGAATCCGCTTACAGACAGCATATTTATCGAAGATAAGGATTCACCTTATGCAAATGTGATTACGGTTCTAAAAGGAAATGAAAATGACGAGAGAGTACAGAAATTGGTAAAAGCACTTCAAAGTGAAAAAATTAAAAAATTTATTGAAGAAAAATATCAGGGATCTGTAGTACCGGCATTTTAATAAAATAAAAAATCAGAAAGAGGTTTTCCAAATTCTTATCTGATTTTTTTTAAAACTTTTTATCTAGTGTAGTGTTCTGGTCATAATCAGCTAAATGTTTAATAATTACGGCATTGTTACTGGTTTATATGATTTCTGCCGTGCAGAATGATAAATTAATCAAAGTTTTTTTACTAATTGTGAGCAGGACACTGCACTAAAGATAAAGGATTTAAAGATATTCTATACAATGAAATACTTATAACAGGAGGAAAAAATGAAAAAGATATTACTGGGAATACTAATGGGGGCATTTTTGCTTTCATGCGGAAACAAAGAGGATACAGCGGCAAAACCTGAAGGGGAAAAAGTTCTTTCGGTAGCAGCTACGCCTGAGCCTCATGGTGAAATACTGAAAGAAGCAGTACCGCTTATGGCAAAAGAAGGTATAGAGCTTAAAGTGGAGATTTTTAATGATTATGTAATGCCGAATAAGGTTCTTACGGAAAAATCCGTTGATGCAAATATATTTCAGCATAAGCCGTTTTTAGATAACTATAATGAGAAAAACGGAACAGATATAGTGGATGTGGCAAGAAGCTATACAGCGCCGCTTGCACTCTATTCAGACAAATATAAGGCTCTTGGCGAGCTGGAAGACGGAGCAGAAATTTTGATAGCAAATGATCCTACGAATCTGGCAAGATCATTGATACTGCTGGATAAAAACGGTATTATAAAATTAAAGGACCCAAATAATGTTGTAGCTACACTTGAGGATATAGTGGAAAATCCTAAAAATCTGAAAATAACAACAATAACAGCGGATCAGATAGCAATAAGATTAAAAGAAGTGGGTGCAGCAGTAATTCCGGGAAACTATGCAGTGAAAAACGGGCTTAATCCAAGAGAAAGTCTAGCAGTAGAAAGCAAAGATTCACCATATGTTAATATTATCGCAGTATTAAAAGGAAACGAAAATGATGAAAGAATACAGACATTAATAAAAGTACTTCATAGTGATGAAATGAAGAAAATAGTCGAGGAGAAATATCAAGGTTCAGTAATGCCGACATTCTAATGTTTTAAAGTTCATTTATTCTGATTATATAAATGAACTATGATAACAGAAAGCCTCTTCAAAAAAGAGGCTTTCTTTATTTCATATTTTTTGTATATACATATTTTGTCGTTTGGAAATTATGCAAATAATTGAGTTCAGGTACAAATTATTAAATTTGAGATCATTGATTTTTGCTGAAAAATTTGATAAAATATAGGTGCAAATTTTATAGAAAGGGAGTTTTATAACTTGAAGAACTTAAAAATATTACTATGTTCATTAATTATTTCGGTATTTTCATACGGGTTCGAAGCACCGCAAATATACAAAAATAAAGAAATGAAAATAGATGGTTATGAATTACTGGAAAGCGATATAACACTGAAAGACGGAAAGCCTGCTAAAATGGCAGTTTATTACAGAAATACTGATGATAACAGTATGGATACATTTTTCAATGTTTACGAACAAAAAGGAAGCGAATATAAACTCATATTACAGTCGGAAAAAAACTTTAAATACAGCTATGATTTTATTAAAGAGCTTGATACTTATAAAAATAATCTGACAGCTACTGTAAATGGCAATACTGACGGATTATCCGAAAACGAGACAAGGGAGATAGAGGTCTTTGATACTTACAAGCCAGAAGAAATGAAGTTTGAACTGAAATATGATAAAAATGCACCAAAATTTGACGATTTCTTATTCATAAAGAAAACAGTCGATGTTAATTCAGAACCGGTTCTTACATCAGAGGTTATCGAGACAGTAAAATATCCTCAGAAAATAAAAACTACATCTTTGATAAAATCAAATATCAACGGTGAATGGTATGAAGTAATACTTGCTGACGGTAAAAAAGGATACATTCCTGTTTCGGAAAATGTAGAGAAGAGAAATTTCAAATGGAGTGCAATGGTTGATAAAATGGATATAGTAAATGATTTTATCAGCGAAACACTAAAAAAAGAACAGAAGCTATATACAATAAGTGCTTATGCACCTCTTTCGAGGGATTACTACGGTGAAAAAGATAAATTTAATAACCGTCCCAACCAAAGTGTAAA from Sebaldella termitidis ATCC 33386 includes the following:
- a CDS encoding L,D-transpeptidase family protein, with the translated sequence MKNLKILLCSLIISVFSYGFEAPQIYKNKEMKIDGYELLESDITLKDGKPAKMAVYYRNTDDNSMDTFFNVYEQKGSEYKLILQSEKNFKYSYDFIKELDTYKNNLTATVNGNTDGLSENETREIEVFDTYKPEEMKFELKYDKNAPKFDDFLFIKKTVDVNSEPVLTSEVIETVKYPQKIKTTSLIKSNINGEWYEVILADGKKGYIPVSENVEKRNFKWSAMVDKMDIVNDFISETLKKEQKLYTISAYAPLSRDYYGEKDKFNNRPNQSVKGFISPDSKEYINIPDRTIFRIISEKDGFYEIETPFYGGPYYIKANPNTIAEETELKDIIKHFIVIDPDSQSEVIVEKADDKWNVITYSFVTTGKDNGYSSYETPHGAFLVAYSKPVMQYTRNRKKDETEVAKHLKVASRDDLVISGEALYAVRFSGGGYLHGIPATYGGGTAAKKAYTGQKIGTYKESHKCVRHYDDQIKFVYDWLGDASPNDERGHRKPVTPTVVIVL
- a CDS encoding MetQ/NlpA family ABC transporter substrate-binding protein; the protein is MKKILLGILMGAFLLSCGNKEDTAAKPEGEKVLSVAATPEPHGEILKEAVPLMAKEGIELKVEIFNDYVMPNKVLTEKSVDANIFQHKPFLDNYNEKNGTDIVDVARSYTAPLALYSDKYKALGELEDGAEILIANDPTNLARSLILLDKNGIIKLKDPNNVVATLEDIVENPKNLKITTITADQIAIRLKEVGAAVIPGNYAVKNGLNPRESLAVESKDSPYVNIIAVLKGNENDERIQTLIKVLHSDEMKKIVEEKYQGSVMPTF
- a CDS encoding MetQ/NlpA family ABC transporter substrate-binding protein, with the protein product MKKFLIGILTLGVIFSCGKKEETPAADTGNPEAQKEQKLVIGATPTPHAEILEQVKEELKKEGVDLEIKIFDDYVLPNRLLGEKTLDANYFQHVPYMEEFAQKNNMELVAVAKIHVEPLAVYSKSVKDLSELPEGADVLIPNDPTNRGRALILLDKSGIIKLKDNQKLDSTIEDIAENPKKLKVTALNADQIPTRLGEVGAAVINGNFAMKNNLNPLTDSIFIEDKDSPYANVITVLKGNENDERVQKLVKALQSEKIKKFIEEKYQGSVVPAF
- a CDS encoding methionine ABC transporter permease, which produces MQFDWAEFFNFGNMLIPLWETVYMVLISMFFALLIGMPLGVLLVTSSENHIAPNRSLNKILDIILINITRSIPFIILMVVLIPIARGIIGKSFGNEAFIVYLALGSAPFVARVIEGALNEVDKGLIEASKSLGATNFHIITKVMLPEALPSLIHGMVLALITLIGYSAMAGIVGGGGLGNQAVVAGFQNSNPAIIWKATLIIILLVQVIQFFGNLIVKKIYKKRGK